CCTTCTGCCGATTGTGGGCAGCACGCTTTATGGAATTCTGTCCCTGGGGCTGACCCTGTTTTTTCTCGGATGGGAATACCTTGGATATGTTCAGGACAGAAAGCGAGCCTCCTATGGCCAGCAGAAACAGTTCCTGCTGCAGCGCAAGCCCTTGATTGCAGGCTTTTCCTGCGGCATCCTGCTC
This portion of the Syntrophotaleaceae bacterium genome encodes:
- a CDS encoding EI24 domain-containing protein yields the protein MAVFVAIMLVLLLLNLLPIVGSTLYGILSLGLTLFFLGWEYLGYVQDRKRASYGQQKQFLLQRKPLIAGFSCGILLLLTIPFLQLLCIPLAVIGGTILWCEETAGYPLSVGGRGKEPAP